A genomic window from Patescibacteria group bacterium includes:
- a CDS encoding glycine--tRNA ligase has protein sequence MNKIVSLCKRRGFIYPGSEIYGGLANTWDYGPLGVELKNNLKNNWWQTFIQKREDLFGLDGGILLNPKIWETSGHTTGFIDVLVECKSCHCRFRTDSLKEATKCPDCGGELTKPKKFVPMFKTFIGPVEKEAMLAYLRPETAQAIFVNFKNIIDSFHPQLPFGIGQIGKAFRNEITLGNFIFRSLEFEQMEIEYFVLKKDWEKSFEEWKKLMEKWMTDLGVAKKNLRWRPHGKDELSHYSERTEDLEYKFPFGFKELFGLAYRTDFDLKQHAEASGVDLTYQDQKTNKKFYPQVVEPSFGVERALLVALIDAYHEEKDKQGVRVLLSLNPHLSPYKVAVFPLLANKPDLVKEAKKVYMLLQPDFATTWDDRGNIGKRYYSQDEIGTFLGCTVDFQTLEDQTVTLRNRETMKQIRVKISDLKKTIQKILEGEEFLKFGKLVK, from the coding sequence ATGAATAAAATTGTTAGTCTTTGTAAAAGAAGGGGTTTTATCTATCCCGGTTCAGAAATCTATGGTGGTTTAGCTAATACCTGGGACTACGGACCTTTGGGAGTAGAATTAAAAAACAATCTCAAAAACAATTGGTGGCAGACTTTTATTCAAAAAAGAGAAGATCTTTTTGGTCTTGATGGTGGGATTCTCCTTAACCCGAAGATCTGGGAAACTTCAGGCCATACCACTGGTTTTATTGATGTTCTGGTTGAATGCAAGAGTTGCCATTGCCGTTTTCGGACTGATTCTCTTAAAGAAGCAACCAAATGCCCTGATTGCGGCGGTGAATTAACCAAACCTAAAAAATTTGTCCCGATGTTCAAGACTTTTATTGGTCCGGTGGAAAAAGAAGCGATGTTGGCTTATCTTCGACCCGAAACCGCCCAAGCGATTTTCGTTAATTTCAAAAACATTATTGATTCTTTTCATCCCCAGTTACCTTTTGGGATTGGTCAGATTGGCAAAGCTTTTAGAAACGAGATTACTTTAGGTAATTTCATTTTCAGGAGTTTGGAGTTTGAACAAATGGAAATTGAATATTTTGTTCTCAAAAAAGACTGGGAAAAATCTTTTGAAGAATGGAAAAAATTAATGGAAAAATGGATGACTGACTTGGGCGTCGCCAAAAAGAATCTTCGTTGGCGGCCCCACGGCAAAGATGAACTTTCTCATTATTCAGAACGAACCGAAGACTTAGAATACAAATTTCCTTTTGGTTTTAAAGAGCTTTTTGGTTTGGCTTACCGAACCGATTTTGATCTTAAGCAACACGCTGAAGCCAGTGGGGTTGATTTGACTTATCAGGACCAGAAAACTAACAAGAAATTTTATCCTCAGGTGGTCGAACCTTCTTTTGGTGTCGAACGAGCCCTTTTAGTCGCTTTGATTGACGCTTATCATGAAGAAAAGGATAAACAAGGTGTTCGAGTACTTTTATCTCTCAATCCTCATCTTTCTCCCTATAAAGTAGCGGTTTTTCCCCTTTTAGCTAATAAGCCAGATTTGGTGAAAGAAGCGAAGAAGGTTTACATGTTACTTCAACCTGATTTTGCTACCACCTGGGATGATCGTGGCAATATCGGTAAGCGCTATTATTCCCAAGATGAAATAGGGACGTTCCTTGGATGTACAGTAGATTTTCAAACACTTGAAGATCAGACAGTAACTTTAAGAAACAGAGAGACGATGAAACAAATAAGAGTAAAAATCTCTGATTTAAAAAAGACAATTCAAAAAATACTTGAAGGCGAAGAGTTTTTGAAGTTTGGTAAGTTGGTCAAATAA
- the recO gene encoding DNA repair protein RecO: MGRTYKTEGIILKRINYGEADKILTIYTKHYGKIRALAKGVRRVTSRRSGNVELFNQAILFLNKGRNFDLLTEAQVTKSFKVWRRDLKKVALAYYFVELVDKLTPDEQASQAVFQLLSYYLNQLGTANLPELTRSFEEALLRELGFGVPQELKQEPGSLKDYIETITEKKINSQEIAKEID; encoded by the coding sequence ATGGGCAGAACCTACAAGACCGAAGGCATTATCCTCAAACGAATTAATTATGGTGAAGCCGATAAAATCCTGACCATTTACACCAAACATTACGGCAAGATCAGGGCCTTGGCCAAAGGCGTTAGGCGAGTGACCAGCCGTCGGAGCGGCAACGTTGAGCTTTTTAACCAGGCAATTCTTTTTCTTAACAAAGGCCGGAATTTTGATCTTCTGACCGAAGCCCAGGTCACGAAATCTTTTAAAGTCTGGCGAAGGGATCTTAAAAAAGTCGCTCTGGCCTATTACTTTGTCGAATTGGTCGATAAATTAACACCGGATGAACAGGCTAGTCAAGCCGTTTTCCAGCTTCTGAGTTATTATCTCAACCAACTAGGCACGGCTAACCTGCCAGAGCTGACCAGGAGCTTTGAAGAAGCCCTTTTGAGAGAGCTGGGCTTTGGTGTTCCCCAGGAGCTCAAGCAAGAGCCTGGCAGCCTTAAGGATTACATTGAAACGATTACCGAGAAAAAGATCAACAGTCAAGAGATTGCCAAGGAAATTGATTGA
- a CDS encoding DUF4012 domain-containing protein: protein MNDTLNKKIELEVTTSSDKEAKATVEPKTVQPEAEVKTGEMSTGKKRLGFKFKLRFSRKALFPIIGILVFLIVFLTVFLALPLWRIKADFSPLMANAQKTAAAAQTQNLNQAVTGIQETSQDLDKLAKDYRWLVWLKFVPLVRGYYFDGERLIKGGHYLLEAADVGIKGLQPYADILGLEGEEKKTMEEMTIEERLLLVLDTVDKLQPSLEEIGGKLELAREEIDQIDANRYPQTLFGKNIRANVVAMISSIDGAAEIILEARPVISYLKPLLGVPEEKRYLLLFQNDAELRPTGGFLTAYAIMSVKNGQITPVSSHDIYSLDAQLGNRVEAPKPILDYHKNVFYWHLRDMNLSPDFAESMATFWENYQKVGDKDVDAIIAVDTKVLADLLRILGQIGVPGWGNFSADIDERCDCPQVVYELELQADKPISDWRAERKAVIGPLMHSILSNAMGSPRKKWPEFFNVALSAIQEKHLLVYFFDEELQQAMEALNAAGRIKETDKDYFHLNDCNFAGAKSNMFIKQAVRQEIEVAGDGTVTKTVTIDYRNPAPASNCNLEAGELCLNGLYRDWVRLYVPQGSELIETTGAEIETKVYDDLGKTVFETFYGDQAPLRPEGTKRLTFKYKLPFKLEKGDDYQLLIQKQPGTYNPEYEITLNGQQEIFELTTDRQLQLSR from the coding sequence ATGAACGATACTTTAAACAAAAAAATCGAATTAGAAGTCACCACTTCATCAGACAAAGAAGCAAAAGCAACGGTTGAACCTAAAACAGTTCAACCAGAAGCAGAAGTAAAAACAGGTGAGATGAGTACAGGAAAAAAGCGGTTGGGTTTTAAATTCAAACTTCGTTTTTCCCGTAAAGCCCTTTTTCCGATAATTGGAATTTTGGTTTTCTTAATTGTTTTTCTAACTGTTTTTCTGGCTTTGCCTCTTTGGCGAATCAAGGCTGATTTTTCCCCTTTAATGGCCAATGCCCAAAAAACCGCGGCCGCTGCTCAAACTCAAAACTTAAATCAGGCAGTGACGGGTATTCAAGAGACCAGTCAAGACTTAGATAAATTAGCCAAGGATTACCGCTGGCTGGTTTGGCTGAAATTTGTTCCCTTAGTCAGAGGTTATTATTTTGACGGAGAACGCTTAATCAAAGGCGGTCATTATCTCCTCGAAGCCGCTGATGTTGGCATTAAAGGCCTTCAACCTTATGCTGATATCTTAGGTTTGGAAGGTGAAGAGAAAAAGACGATGGAGGAGATGACGATTGAAGAAAGATTGTTATTGGTTTTGGATACGGTTGATAAACTCCAGCCAAGTTTAGAAGAGATTGGCGGTAAACTGGAATTGGCCAGAGAAGAAATTGACCAGATTGATGCCAATCGTTATCCCCAGACTCTTTTTGGCAAAAATATCAGGGCCAATGTGGTAGCGATGATTAGCTCGATCGATGGCGCCGCCGAAATTATTCTGGAAGCTCGACCAGTAATCAGTTATCTCAAACCGCTTTTGGGTGTCCCTGAAGAAAAACGCTATCTTTTATTGTTCCAAAATGACGCCGAATTAAGACCAACCGGCGGTTTTCTGACGGCCTATGCCATCATGTCAGTTAAAAACGGCCAGATAACCCCGGTCAGCTCTCATGATATTTATTCTCTTGATGCTCAATTAGGTAACCGGGTCGAGGCCCCGAAACCGATTCTTGATTACCATAAGAATGTTTTTTACTGGCATCTTCGGGATATGAACCTTTCGCCGGATTTTGCTGAGTCAATGGCCACCTTTTGGGAAAACTACCAAAAGGTCGGTGACAAGGATGTTGACGCCATTATTGCCGTTGATACTAAGGTTTTGGCTGATCTTTTAAGGATTCTTGGTCAAATCGGTGTTCCGGGCTGGGGAAATTTCTCGGCTGATATTGACGAGCGTTGTGATTGCCCCCAAGTCGTTTATGAACTGGAATTACAGGCTGATAAACCGATTAGTGACTGGCGAGCCGAAAGAAAGGCCGTGATTGGTCCTTTGATGCACTCGATCTTATCCAACGCCATGGGTTCACCCCGGAAAAAATGGCCGGAATTCTTTAATGTCGCTTTGTCAGCTATCCAGGAGAAACACCTTTTAGTCTATTTCTTTGATGAAGAGCTTCAGCAAGCGATGGAAGCTCTAAATGCCGCGGGTAGAATCAAGGAAACCGACAAAGATTATTTCCATCTTAATGACTGTAATTTTGCCGGGGCCAAATCAAACATGTTTATCAAACAAGCGGTTAGACAAGAGATTGAGGTGGCGGGCGACGGCACGGTCACCAAAACCGTCACCATTGATTACCGCAACCCGGCTCCAGCTTCAAACTGTAATCTTGAAGCCGGCGAACTCTGTCTTAATGGTCTTTACCGAGATTGGGTTAGACTTTATGTCCCTCAAGGGAGTGAATTGATTGAAACGACCGGCGCGGAGATTGAAACCAAGGTTTATGATGATTTAGGCAAAACCGTTTTTGAAACCTTTTACGGCGACCAAGCGCCGCTAAGACCCGAAGGCACCAAACGATTGACCTTTAAATATAAACTGCCTTTTAAACTGGAAAAAGGTGATGATTACCAGCTTTTAATCCAAAAACAGCCCGGCACCTATAATCCCGAATACGAGATTACTCTTAATGGCCAGCAAGAGATTTTCGAACTGACCACTGATCGCCAGCTCCAATTAAGCCGCTAA